GTGTATTTGATGCAAAACACTGCTAGCTTGTTCGTTTCTCAAAAAGTGTTCATGGGAGTGTAaaatgttcaaatttagttttcaataaagtttttttaatccactctaaaaaaaaatactcaagcATTTGCATCGTAGTTTTATGAACGGAAAGTGATTGAAGTAAagaaagttaaaagaaaaactacacTCATTAAACATTTAGCTGATTAAATACAATAAGAgtttttttaacagaacttTATTGAACAAGTGAACACACAAAGCGAAAGGTCAtttgaaaaagacatttttcagcAGTAATACCATAACAGAATATCTTATATcatagcagcacaaacgctaATTTTACCTGCACAAATCAGCACAAATGTAGCACTAACCGCTCCGCCTATTTGCCTTTACGTTTCAAGTAGGTGGGGAGTCAGCTTCACTCTActacccgacgtattagccagaggtccctttattgtggttcggagccgcggacctgttttatatacgcgcgaatagttttctatacgagatcgctgcaaaacgtgcagccttacctaatgtccaccctactgttactcattttatattaacatttaaaaatctagttggtattggtatggtgagtaaccttcagtaatagtaataaatcacacagcaatagtacattcatgtagttgtaaaagcatgataatatattaattaatccaaagtattcagaatacgttactctcattgagtaacgtaacggaatacgttacaaaatacattttggggcatgtattcagtaatctgtagtggaatacattttaaaagtaaccttcccaacactgacatTATGACTAaacaaactgcacaggaaaCCCGCCTTCCCCCAATGATATTCTTCAGTTGTATTTTAGTCTGTTACTCAGTCAGTCAGCAGTAAGACAACATGGTGATTACAACTCCCTGCTTCAGACTATGTGAGTAATTGTtcttgggtttctttttttatattttcagatatactgtatatatgtctgtgcaTTAAATAATTTATGGTTTTCCTGTGCTGATCTAGTAATACTTGAAGTTATTCTGCTGGGGACACATGTTCGAAATAGCTTTACCCAAAAAAGGGGTGAGTACATTAGAGaggttaataaaataaataatctttttttttaccttttgggGGTGAGTAAGTTGGGATTGActtacacattttataagtcTGTTGATGATGTTTATTAAAATCCTTTTTGATTTAATCATCTTTCactaacacattttataagaaTTTTGATTAATCTGCTAACTATTAATCTTctgatgtttctaatttttagGTGCACCTACTCTTCGTCTCACTCCTAAAAGACTTCAACACTTTCAATATGAGTCTTTATCTTTTGATTGTGAGAGCCCTGATGGTCCTATTGAACTGAGAGGAGTCAGAAACACTGAGGAAATGTTAGAACATTTTAGTCCAGCGTGTAACAGTAAAAGAACTTCATCTTCATGCACAATTTCTCAAACTTATCTAACAGACAGTGCAGAGTACTGGTGTGAGGTTAAAGGGGGTCAGAGAAGCAACAGTGTCAACATTACCATAACTGGTAAGTTCATCATATTTGTGAAATTAgtaaatagttttattttaaaattaggTGAGATTTCTTATTAACTTCTTCTTGTATGGTACAGAATGTATTTGTCATTTGccttaacccccccccccccaaaaaacccaaacattttgctttttatacagATGGTTCTGTGATCCTAGAGAGTCCAGTTTTCCCTGTTTTTGAGGGACACAATGTGACTCTCCGCTGCATAAGCAAGACAACTCACACCAACCAAAGAGCAAATTTCTACAAAGATGATGGCCTCATAGACCCGAGCCCTTCTGACATCATGGAAATTAAAAGtttttccaggtctgatgaaggacGATACAAGTGCAGCATTTCTGGTGCTGGAACATCACCAGAAAGCTGGCTTCATGTCAGATGTAAGGCTAAAACTATATTTACTTATTTCTATGGCTTCATAGAGAGAGAAATGAGACTCCAACAATtagatttctgttttttgggtcttgatgaaaatgtttatgttagaaaaatcacattgcaactttttatgttttaagtCAGAAAAAAATAGACATGCAATGATATTTATAAAGTTGTGCCATTGCAGCATATTCTTCAGCAGAGACCCTGTCAGATGACTCCAATTCCAATAATGTCTCAATCCTGCTGTGGATTCTGTTGCCTCTTTTATTGATAATATTGATGCTGCTGGTAGTCAAATTTCTTAATACTTACAAACATAGAGGTAATTCAGTTTCTCAGTTTACATAATTTCTAAGAATAGTTTTCTATTCACTGTTCAATTTTTTCTAATGCTGGGTTTTTCTTTCTATTCATCAGTTTCCTCAAAGACATCAGCAGCATCAAACTCAGATGAAGACCATCCAGTAGGTGAGAGAAAAATAATTATGACAATTGTATTACTCTATTTCATGCTTGTTACCAATTTTATGTCCTTCTATCTTTTTATCAATCAAATTTGATAACCAGTCCAATAAAGGGTCAAAGTGGGACTGGATGACTTTTGTCTTAATCAGTATAAATCAATTAAAAGTCTATCGCGTGTTTGAAAGACTGAATGATACAATTTCTAGCAAGTTGACAtataagaaaattaaaataaaagataaaagttaAGTGTGGTATTTTTATGTGACATATGCTGCACAGAACGATTATTTTTGTGTCTGCTCAGTATGTCAtatgtggttttttttgttttagacaCTGCTGATGCTTTGAGAATTTAAAACTCTGTCTTAGGTCAAACCACAGAACAAAGCCAGAAAAAGAGAAGCGCGAGGGCTACCAAAAAAGCTTTagagtataaatatatatattctaaTACATACATGCATAATAACTTCTTTTGCCTACAGATGATTTTTCCCCTTCAGGCGAGCTCTCAGAACAACCTGTTTACACCACTGTGACCATAAACAAGACAGAACAAACTCCAGAACTGGGTTCGCATGTTAATGATATTTGGATATTTTATTGGATTtctgtcaagagatttattctaaatgacacttcttcagctgagagtctaagagtgaagagacacacactgtagatctttacttgcaagggcggtcacagaacgctcacaacagagtgggggccctgtgatcagcgctctggggcctgttcttcgtacctcgcttactacatccaagatcaaatgacacatccaagatcaaatcatcgcgctaactttgagctcgctaatccggttctccgaacacacctgttgttgacgattagtatagctggatgaagtaatctgagatcactgggtggcttaaaggGCTACGcgatcgatagtagaaacattgatcggcaaccctgtgattggtcggcgaagatgtcgaaggagcgctcagtatttcacggcagcagaccaagaactcttgattgagggatatcaggagtttcagagtttaagtaaaacgcaggggaacactgcaaaggctgcaaaagcaaggagagagggctggcagaaagttgctgacaaattaaactcgtaagtgatccatgatattacattatatcatgtgatattatattataccacattatattatattacatcatatcctctttcacattggagccacaacaggacccactagaacatgggaaaaagtaaaagtgaaatataagaatattctacagaatggtaatatttatcacttatattgcttttagtctatgacaagagaccctgaaataatctgtttgtttataacagcaaccaagaaaagggcagagcaaataaagacaggtggtggtcctgcacccctcgtcacaccctttttgtactgtgacatttattgacattgtgggtttttatgtgtgtagtttgaataacactccatcacttttacctgttcccatgcaaggggtgacggaagcatgcacagtaagtcgggagtaagtatatacagtacagtaagtgtatatatctatatatatctatctatctatctatctatatatctatcgagggagagagagagagagagagaaagggggaggaagaaagtaaataataccctcacgggagaatcgatatctctctatgagcacaccgtcgcgctgagctaaaggatcctgtctatcccgcaatatacgctaaattctgtaaactctccttatcaatcttgcaccttccttgctcgcgtacaaacggacaggacatggctgcgacagacttcccaaatccaccttcgcttttatagccgtggtctctcatcttgattgcacaaagtgttttactattactactctaaaatatgaattacatctgacatgatctactacatgtaatagaatggttaatagtacatttccctttttttcggaaatgacctgtatgtatctgtatgaaatcaataaaagaatcaaatactgcattatctttagttacattgataatatttatttatggtaaaacagtggagaaatgtcgctcttgctttcatataactgcagcggacatacctgagtggccgcgatctaatcctgtttacataaagtaaacctgctcccgagcaggcttactcttacggatctgttgctatgacagcaagtcccagatgagcttcggagaaccgaacgatccaagatcacgcgaaatcgtcaacattcaaatccggctaacttacttagcgaggtacgaagaacaggcccctgttcttgcacttgtctttatttatatgcaaaaataatacaacagtgaatacgtctattcataggcagaggaaagttagtgcgtagggagtgaagataagagtggtttagagtggtatgcgtgtgtgttgtgGGATACAGAAGGACGCAGTCCTCCTTCTTGTTAgagagcgcagataaaagtgtccagctctcctcttcctgcttgttcagctattatcgctgtgagaaagaatttataaaacagtcttgtagtggacaacagtctaagtcatcaaaaggtcaacatacagtattctatcatatgcaaacttctatcattaaaagcttatactgactactaagtacaattttccattgacaatTTCTTTATTTCCTGTCTTTTATAAAATTTATGCCAGCACAGTTAAGTCACATTCCACAAATCTTTACAGTGATcttatgttaaaaatgtaatgCTTGTTTCCTTAAAGAAAACATGTATTCTTATTATCAATGCAGAATCAGGATTATCACGCTCCACACCGACCTTGAGTCTCCCAGCAGGTGAAGAGTCGAGGTCTCCAGAGACGGTCATTTATTCATCCATCCAGACAGTAAGAGTATTTTTGCCTACAGTGAGCTACATTTTAGAAtttactaaataatatttttaaatacaaatacatatttaattttattactgTAAACCATCTTTTATGGTCCCCTTAAGTTTATGTGATTTGCTCTGGTATTATCATTAGACCCAAGTTATATAGTTTGTTTATTCCACCTACTAACACTTAAGGAAAAAAGTTAACTTAATGTGACGAAGTGCTCAAAGaagttataaataaaataaaaagattacATAGCTTCAAAGATGCATGACTGAGGCAGATGGCCTCCAATACTAATATATGTTTAATTGcctttgttaaaataaaaactaaaagaataaaacaataaaagctgaCTGTGGCACAGCCAATTCTGTAACAGTGTCCTAAATTAAATAAAGCCACCATATATTGAATTGGCCTTACCAGTAGGTGAGGACCATAAAAGAAGAAATTCGcatgtgaaaataaattctACACCCAAGGTGCTCTACAAGGAGGTGTGGAAAACGACCCACCACCGAAGGTCCCACTGCTACTGTTGTGTCCTCAGTTcactgcaataaaaacaaaacacattaaaagtCACAAAAACCTAAAAGGACACTGAtatatatttcaacatttaatacaaagacacacacacacacacacacacacaggcctaGTAACTTGCACCACACGAGTGAACTGTGGCCTGTACCAGCTATAGTTGTTATTTGATTGTAGCGCAACCAAAAAAGAATTTCAGGCAGCAAGTCAGCTGGGCAGGTACAAATATCACCGCAAACAACCAGCAAAGCGAGCAGACAAAGGATCACTCCAGCCCAGCTACGTTGGCACAAGTGTAAACAatatcacaaaataaaactgtagATAAAGCAAGGCGAGATGAGACAAAATAAGACAAGACAACCGTTCCTTCAAGGATGAGCGCAAaccagcagctgctgcaggcGTTTCCTTCAAGTTGACTGGGCAGAAACAATCACCACTGACCACTGAGCAGAGGCTATAGCAGACAGCAAGCAAATCCTGGAAATAACAAATGCATTTATCAGTTAGCTTTCTGTAATTTAGAGTGAATGATAAATAATGCCAAATGCTGCAGCTGCCCCTCTCCACAACGGTTGGAATTACATAAACCGGCCACTCTACAGACAGGACCACAAATAAGCACTGGTGTCAAGCCAGCCTCCACTTTGTTTTGCATTCCCTGTCCCATACTGCAAGAGACTGGAAACCTGATTTCAAAACGAAAGCTCTCAAAACCTGATTTCAAGGTAAAGACCAACTTTGAGTGAATGTATCTTTAACATTAACcctgatttcaaaataaaagcccactTTGAGTGAATTAACAGACATGTTAAGTACATCATATCATTTAGTCTTGTTGACACATTCTAATATTAGATCCAAATGACACACCCTTGTACTTTAGTGGCCCCCTGTCAATATCAAGGCCATCTTCTTTTGGATTTCAAAGTAAGTTTATATCGACAGTATACAACCTCACAGGACATCATGTCAATATCAAGTCTGTTACATTTTCTCTTCCAAAACAAAAGCCCTTTGAAATTGCAGATATATGAATGACTCTTTCAATGACTTCAGAATGCTCTTAAAAGAAGAGTTCATCTTTCCAGAGACTAACTGCAGTTTATATTGACAGAATACATCCTCACAGGGATTCCGT
The sequence above is a segment of the Oreochromis aureus strain Israel breed Guangdong linkage group 3, ZZ_aureus, whole genome shotgun sequence genome. Coding sequences within it:
- the LOC120434176 gene encoding low affinity immunoglobulin gamma Fc region receptor III-like; amino-acid sequence: MVITTPCFRLLILEVILLGTHVRNSFTQKRGAPTLRLTPKRLQHFQYESLSFDCESPDGPIELRGVRNTEEMLEHFSPACNSKRTSSSCTISQTYLTDSAEYWCEVKGGQRSNSVNITITDGSVILESPVFPVFEGHNVTLRCISKTTHTNQRANFYKDDGLIDPSPSDIMEIKSFSRSDEGRYKCSISGAGTSPESWLHVRSYSSAETLSDDSNSNNVSILLWILLPLLLIILMLLVVKFLNTYKHRVSSKTSAASNSDEDHPVDDFSPSGELSEQPVYTTVTINKTEQTPELESGLSRSTPTLSLPAGEESRSPETVIYSSIQTATKSKLQTPEQ